The Natrarchaeobius halalkaliphilus DNA segment TCGGGGGTAACAACCGTGACGTCTCGATCACGGGTTCGAAGCGTCTCCGCGAGGTCGACGGCGTCGCGATCGGTCAGTGGCGTACAGAGGACGACCTGGGCCCGCCGCGGAAGGCGGCGCTCCAGATCGACCGCGAGCGAGCCGCCGTCAGCGATCGTTCGCTGGCCGTCGGCCGTGTCCTCCCAGCGCCGACGAACGCCGTCTTCGGCCGCCGGCCGGATCCAGGTGTCGCCCGAGAGGGTCGCCACACCGGTCCGATTGCCGTCCTCGAGCGATCCGACGACGCCGCGCGAGGCGGCATAAAGCGTGAGATCGTAGGAATCGGGACCGCCATCGAGCGAGCCGCGATGAACCTCCGGACGGTCGTCGACGACGAACACGACGGTCACTGCCCGCTCCTCGCGGTACTCGATCGTCGCGAGTTCGCCGGTTCGGGCGAAGCGGTGCCAGTCGATCCGATTGATCGGATCGCCTCGTCGATAGCTCCGCGTCGAAAAGAACTCGATGCCGCTGCCACCGTCGTCGGTGGGCGTCTGACCGACGAACTGGATCGTCCGATCCTGAACGGGGAACGAATCGAGGAGCGTTTCACAGCGAAACGTGGTCTCCCCCTCGGGCTCTCGCTTCTCGGTCACGGCCGTCGTCGCGGACAGCGAACGGACTCGGATCGTCGCGGGTCCGAACGCGAACTCGCCTCGAGGCGGCCGAAGTTCGTACGTGTGCGTGATCGTTTCGCCGGGCCGGATTGCGGTCGCGAATCCGAGAGCGCCGTCGGTCACCGGAACCGAATCCGGCGGATCGTCAGCGAGACGGACGTCCGGAAGGACCCGGTCGCCGTCGTTGGTCACCGCCAGCGTCACCGTGACCGGTCGTCCGGGTGGCACGCGCGACTCCTCGAGTCGGCGCTCGAGACAGAGGTCGACGTCGGGTTCGGCGCTCAGTTGTCCGACGAGGACGAATCCGAGTGCGACCACCGCGAGGACGAACAGTCCGGGGATACCGAGTGCGACGGCGAGCAGAGACGAGAGCAGCGCCACCACGAGCGCACCCTGCCAGCGTGCCCGGCGGACGACGTCGCTCATCGTATTCCCATCCTGAGGTGTCCCCGATCGGTGCGTCCGTCGTCGTTTCCGTCCCACCGTTCCTCGGCGCTATTCGTTCCTCTCACGCGGCCTCACCTCCGCTTTCCTCCCGTGGCGTTCTCGGCCGCTCCGGTGGCGTCGACTGGATCGCATCGATCTCGTCGATCGTGTGCTCGAGACTCCGGACGAAGGGATCGACGCCGCTGACGAGATCGAACAGCCAGATCCAGACCGGTGTCGACGGCCCCGACTCGCTCGCGAGCAACGCCGCCGCACGCGGATCGTCGGTCCAGCTCCCGTCCTCGATCGCGGCCGCCGCGTCGTCGGTCGAGTGACCGCGGCTGGTGGCATACGCCCTCGTCGCGATCGGTCGGAGCGAGTCGATCACCTGCGTTCGCGCCTTCGATCGGACCTCGTGGGACCTGCCGTCGTAATCCGTCGCGCGCTCGACGTCCCCGTCGATCGATGCACCGACGATCGGACTGCGCCGTGCGTCGCTATCCCGATCGACTCGAGACGCTGCGCTCGAGTCGGCCGCCTCGACCAGCGGGTCCGTCGACGACGCTCGAAGCTTCCCCGAGATGCCGATCGTCGGTGCAAATAAGGCGAGCGCGAGTACGGCGACCAACAGGAGCGTCGCGGGATCGACGAGCGCCACCAGCGCCTCGAGTGCGAACAGTTCGTGGGCGAGCGCCGGCCGAAAGGCGAACGTCGCCCCGACGGCGACCGATGCGCCCGCAACGAGCGTGACGACGAGGAGTCCGAGCCGCGACGGGGCTCGGTTCATTCGTCGCCGTCCTCCGTCGCCGTCACGTCGTCGGACGCCGTGGTTCTGGTCGATTCGGCTTCACCGGACGAGTCCGTCGCTGAAACGGATTCCTCGAGCGACGTTCGAAGCTGATCGTGAGCGGTCGCGGTCGTCTCGACGTACGGCTCCGGATCACGAGCGCCGTACTCGACGTCTCGAAAGGAACCGGTGATCGTTTCGACCGGCTCTGGCGGAGCACCGGCTCGTTTCGCATCCCGGGAGACGTCGGCCGGAGTCGCCGTCCCGATCGCAGAGCGCGGCAGCGTCGACGCGGAGATGACGCTTTCGAACGCATCCCGGATTCGTTCGCGCGCACTGCCGTGCGTTCCTTCGTCCGCCACCGTCTCGATCTGGGCGTTATCGTCGACGAGTCCGAGCGTCGATCCGACGTCTCGAGTCCGCCTTCGAACGGATCCGGCGACGCTCGCGAGTGCGTCGCGGAGCAGTCCGGGCACCTCGGTGAGCGAAGTCAGTCTCGAGAGCGCCGTGATCGCGCGCTCGAGCACCTGAGCGCAGGCGACGACGACGGACAGAACCGCCGAGACGAATCGGCCGGGAATCGAACGCAGCGTTCCGATCGGGTCGTCCCGCGCGTAGAGGACGTAGCCGAGTGCGACCAACGCGAGCGCGATCCCCACCGCGAGGAGGATCGAGTTCGAGGAGCCAGGGACGCTATCCTCGAGCGTCGATTCGCCATCCTGTCCCGATTCGGCCGCAGCCCCCTCCTCGTCGGAGTCGGCCGTTGGGTCGTCGTTTCCGTCCGCGTCTGGATCGCTGTCTGCGGTCCCGTCGCCGGACGAGTCGTGTTCGGTCGTCGACTCGTCGCTCGTCGAGAACTGCGCCGAGTCAGCGTCCCCGCTCTCGGTCGTGTCGCTCTCGACACCGTCCGCGTCCGAGTCGGTGGAACTGTCCGCGTCCGGGTCGGTGAGATCGTCCGCATCCGGATCGGCGGTGTCGTCGCCGGAACTCCCTCCGTAGTCGTCCTCACCGGCCGTTGACTCGCCGTCGTCACCGGGGCCGACGCTCGAGTCCTCGAGTTCCTCGTCTTCGGGTGGTTCACCGTCGGCGATCTCGCCGGTATCGTCCGCTACCTCGAGCGGTTCACCGCCGTTTGATTCCGACTCGGGCGAGTGGTCTCCATCGATTCGAGCGTCGTTCTCGTTCGTCCGCTCGCCCGCGTCCGGGTCGGTGTCGTTCGCGTCGTTCTCCGGTACGAGCAGTGATCCGAACTCGCCACCCATTCCCGATTCGGTGGTGGCGTCCTCGACGCCGTCCGCTGGTTCGAGATCATCGTCCGAGAGCTCCGACGGAGACGCCCCGCTCTCGTCGGTCTCGCTGGCGTCGGTCGTCCCTCCGGTCGAATCGGCGGCCGCTACCGGATCCGCGTCGTCGGGTGAATCACCCTGAACCGACGAAAACAGGGTTCCGAGACCGTAGAGGGCTGCACCTGCGAGCGTCTCGGCCGGTCCGTCGGCCGGCGTTCCGTCCTCGAGTGCCGAAGCGCTGTCGTCCGGATGTGCGTCGCCGCGATCGGTTCCGGGCTCGCCAAAGTCGACGTCCGCGTCCGCTCCGCTGTCCGCGTCAGCGCCCCCACCGTCCGCCTCTCTGCCGTCACCATCGACGCGGTCCTCGCGTTCGGTCGTCGATCGCTGGACGTCGCCCTCGGATGGGTGGTCCGCCTGCT contains these protein-coding regions:
- a CDS encoding DUF58 domain-containing protein, whose translation is MSDVVRRARWQGALVVALLSSLLAVALGIPGLFVLAVVALGFVLVGQLSAEPDVDLCLERRLEESRVPPGRPVTVTLAVTNDGDRVLPDVRLADDPPDSVPVTDGALGFATAIRPGETITHTYELRPPRGEFAFGPATIRVRSLSATTAVTEKREPEGETTFRCETLLDSFPVQDRTIQFVGQTPTDDGGSGIEFFSTRSYRRGDPINRIDWHRFARTGELATIEYREERAVTVVFVVDDRPEVHRGSLDGGPDSYDLTLYAASRGVVGSLEDGNRTGVATLSGDTWIRPAAEDGVRRRWEDTADGQRTIADGGSLAVDLERRLPRRAQVVLCTPLTDRDAVDLAETLRTRDRDVTVVTPDLTTGVASRSVPPGARIAGLVRTNRIDELRSVGVPVVDWNLQDPISVDLARAFRERGENAGRAGGSGGRGAQ
- a CDS encoding DUF7269 family protein, with translation MNRAPSRLGLLVVTLVAGASVAVGATFAFRPALAHELFALEALVALVDPATLLLVAVLALALFAPTIGISGKLRASSTDPLVEAADSSAASRVDRDSDARRSPIVGASIDGDVERATDYDGRSHEVRSKARTQVIDSLRPIATRAYATSRGHSTDDAAAAIEDGSWTDDPRAAALLASESGPSTPVWIWLFDLVSGVDPFVRSLEHTIDEIDAIQSTPPERPRTPREESGGEAA